A single genomic interval of Pangasianodon hypophthalmus isolate fPanHyp1 chromosome 8, fPanHyp1.pri, whole genome shotgun sequence harbors:
- the pla2g1b gene encoding phospholipase A2 translates to MRLSWILLLTTVCVACGESPPRALWQFGEMITCVQPNVNPFIYNNYGCYCGFSGSGSPKDQIDQCCVVHDKCYENARKLPECPSISDLPYVKVYNFNCSAKTITCSASNDKCQAAVCDCDRVAANCFAQHHHTYNSNYKNLLEEECRN, encoded by the exons ATGCGTCTGTCCTGGATTCTGCTGTTGACCACAG tgtgtgtggcgtgtgGTGAGTCTCCGCCTCGCGCTCTGTGGCAGTTCGGCGAAATGATCACTTGCGTGCAGCCGAATGTGAATCCGTTCATTTACAACAACTACGGCTGTTACTGCGGGTTTTCTGGATCTGGCTCCCCTAAAGACCAGATCGATCA ATGCTGTGTGGTGCACGATAAGTGCTATGAGAACGCTCGGAAACTTCCAGAATGTCCAAGTATATCCGACCTGCCGTATGTCAAAGTGTACAACTTCAACTGCTCTGCTAAAACCATCACCTGTTCAG CCTCCAATGATAAATGCCAGGCCGCAGTGTGTGACTGTGACCGAGTCGCTGCAAACTGCTTCGCTCAGCATCATCACACCTACAACTCCAACTACAAAAACCTCCTGGAAGAAGAGTGCAGGAACTGA